In Mytilus edulis chromosome 6, xbMytEdul2.2, whole genome shotgun sequence, the following proteins share a genomic window:
- the LOC139527630 gene encoding uncharacterized protein yields the protein MEKSSSTVRSVSCDVCQRRSISKPATKWCPHCEDGLCTDCHEHHGASRSTANHHVIQIEDYHHFPSYVASVKHRCDIHKLEHEFYCTSHALPCCVDCTKDVHSSCLELKPLHDVVKDVKSSNHLHEIERNLSDIVDNIVKLTKEREENLSKLEVQKTKHIQTITHMREIINDHLDKIEGTVLEDLSRKHDASKVLIENLIDKLNERKLKANAIQEEISLMKEAASNLQNFIGMRDLEKKVNEEGKTLVILQEDENFYNSDIHLSYSEILSSFTDKVSVFGDVLVQTSPRNLSLILGKRIQSQIVLPKVAGIEQIKLRLQQKIKLKNSKGFDISSCEILDHGKLLFLDWKHERLLACNIDGSESRVVADFTGNGPFDITCITDDKIAVSARTSKMIILTEFPTGKIIKKINVNGECFGIDHKDGKMLVRLVNSGIFLLIDVAGKIISRVRFPGDRLRYLTWYMDKIYCTVTGQNTVICMNMKGSEIWTYRNVQLREPFGIATDTNGFVYVAGRASNNVVLIAPDGRSSRVILSDRDGINKPQALYISKFRRQLLVCDKYDGSSYLFDF from the coding sequence ATGGAGAAGAGTTCCAGTACCGTTAGATCAGTTTCTTGTGACGTCTGTCAGCGTCGATCTATTTCAAAACCTGCCACTAAATGGTGCCCTCACTGTGAGGATGGGCTTTGTACAGATTGTCATGAACACCATGGCGCCTCCAGATCAACCGCTAATCACCATGTAATTCAGATCGAGGATTATCATCATTTCCCGTCATATGTTGCTTCTGTAAAACACCGTTGCGATATTCATAAACTTGAGCATGAATTCTACTGTACATCACACGCCCTACCATGTTGTGTTGATTGTACAAAAGATGTTCATTCTTCGTGTTTGGAATTAAAACCTCTTCATGATGTTGTCAAGGATGTCAAATCGTCAAACCATCTACATGAAATCGAAAGAAATCTTTCAGATATTGTTGATAACATTGTTAAGTTGACAAAAGAAAGAGAGGAAAATTTATCTAAACTAGAGgtgcaaaaaacaaaacatattcaaACAATAACACATATGCGCGAAATAATAAACGATCATTTAGATAAGATTGAAGGAACCGTTTTGGAAGACTTAAGTCGAAAACATGATGCATCGAAAGTTCTAATTGAAAACCTTATCGATAAATTGAATGAAAGAAAACTTAAAGCCAATGCTATTCAAGAAGAAATAAGTTTGATGAAAGAAGCTGCGAGTAACCTTCAAAACTTTATTGGAATGAGagatttagaaaaaaaggttAACGAAGAAGGCAAAACATTGGTTATTTTGCAAGAAGACGAAAATTTTTACAACTCAGATATTCATTTAAGCTACTCGGAAATTCTGTCTTCTTTTACAGATAAGGTTTCAGTGTTTGGTGACGTACTCGTTCAGACAAGTCCAAGAAATTTAAGCCTCATTTTAGGAAAGAGGATACAATCGCAAATTGTGTTGCCAAAAGTTGCAGGAATTGAACAGATTAAGTTGAGGCTTCagcagaaaataaaattgaagaatAGCAAAGGATTTGACATCTCTAGTTGTGAAATATTAGATCATGGTAAACTGTTATTCTTAGATTGGAAACATGAACGTTTACTTGCGTGTAACATTGATGGCAGCGAAAGTCGCGTTGTTGCTGATTTCACGGGTAATGGTCCGTTcgatattacatgtattacagaCGATAAGATTGCTGTATCAGCACGAACATCAAAGATGATAATTTTAACTGAATTTCCAACAgggaaaataataaagaagataaaCGTAAATGGTGAATGCTTTGGAATTGACCATAAAGATGGCAAGATGCTAGTAAGACTTGTTAATAGCGGTATATTTCTTCTCATTGATGTAGCGGGTAAAATAATTTCCCGGGTTCGATTTCCGGGCGATCGCTTGCGTTATCTAACATGGTATATGGACAAAATTTATTGCACCGTTACCGGACAGAATACAGTCATTTGCATGAACATGAAGGGGTCTGAAATCTGGActtatcgaaatgtgcaattgcGCGAGCCGTTTGGAATAGCTACAGATACAAATGGGTTCGTTTATGTTGCTGGAAGAGCTTCAAACAACGTGGTACTTATTGCCCCTGATGGAAGAAGCAGTCGTGTTATTCTTAGTGACAGGGACGGAATCAACAAACCTCAAGCGCTTTACATAAGCAAGTTTCGACGACAACTTTTAGTGTGTGATAAATATGATGGGTCATCTTATCTGTTCGACTTTTGA